In a single window of the Micrococcaceae bacterium Sec5.7 genome:
- a CDS encoding trypsin-like peptidase domain-containing protein, whose amino-acid sequence MARATDIVSSPGEDADPLDSYSATVVRVAETVTPHVAAIEMTGNGRTGRFRVGAGSAVLFTEDGYLLTNAHVVAGTDKGHAIFANGTRTDLEVVGSDALSDLAVLHGRAPHAPPADFGDAESLRVGQLVIAVGNPLGLAGSVTAGVVSGLGRAIPVWAGRHRRVIEDVIQTDAALNPGSSGGALADARGRIVGINTAVAGAGLGLAVPMNTTSRRIIAALLADGRVRRAYLGVVSTPIRLNASAVIRTGQHDGLRVVEVMVGSPAEKAGLRAGDVLLTAGLWSVSNAESLQKLLFADAIGAPLHLAVLRDGGELDIVAVPEEMADTS is encoded by the coding sequence ATGGCCAGAGCGACTGATATTGTTTCCAGCCCGGGTGAGGACGCAGACCCGTTGGACTCCTACTCAGCGACGGTTGTCAGGGTGGCCGAGACTGTCACCCCCCATGTTGCGGCAATCGAAATGACCGGCAACGGCCGTACCGGCAGATTTCGCGTTGGGGCAGGTTCTGCTGTCCTCTTCACAGAAGACGGGTATCTGCTGACCAACGCCCATGTGGTCGCCGGAACGGACAAGGGCCACGCAATCTTTGCTAATGGGACCCGGACGGATCTTGAGGTGGTCGGTTCAGACGCCCTGTCCGACCTCGCAGTCCTTCATGGCCGTGCCCCGCACGCACCCCCAGCTGATTTCGGGGACGCGGAGTCCTTGCGGGTTGGCCAGCTGGTCATAGCGGTCGGGAACCCCCTGGGCCTTGCGGGATCCGTGACAGCCGGCGTGGTCAGCGGGCTGGGTCGAGCCATCCCCGTCTGGGCCGGCCGCCACCGGCGGGTGATCGAGGATGTCATACAGACAGACGCGGCTTTGAACCCGGGCAGCTCCGGCGGGGCGCTGGCGGACGCCCGCGGACGGATCGTCGGCATCAACACCGCCGTCGCGGGAGCAGGCCTGGGACTGGCAGTCCCCATGAACACCACGTCCAGGCGGATCATTGCAGCGCTGCTCGCGGACGGGCGGGTCCGGCGCGCATACCTTGGCGTTGTCAGCACCCCGATCCGGCTCAACGCCAGCGCTGTCATCCGCACGGGCCAACATGACGGGCTGCGCGTAGTTGAAGTGATGGTCGGTTCACCGGCTGAAAAGGCAGGGCTGAGGGCCGGTGACGTCCTGCTGACCGCGGGGCTGTGGTCCGTCAGCAATGCCGAAAGCCTGCAGAAGCTCCTGTTCGCAGATGCGATCGGCGCACCCCTGCACCTTGCCGTACTGCGCGACGGCGGCGAACTCGATATCGTCGCAGTGCCGGAGGAGATGGCGGACACCTCGTAG
- the smpB gene encoding SsrA-binding protein SmpB translates to MPKESGRKVVATNRKARHDYHVLDTYEAGIALMGTEVKSLREGHASMVDGFCTFYNDELWMEGIHIPEYNQGSWTNHAARRRRKLLLHREELIRISHKIRESGFTIVPLQLYFVDGKAKVEIGVARGKKEYDKRQTLREQQDNREALRDMRDRNRRRE, encoded by the coding sequence GTGCCCAAAGAAAGTGGCCGTAAGGTAGTGGCCACCAACCGGAAGGCCCGGCATGACTACCATGTCCTGGACACGTATGAGGCCGGCATAGCTCTGATGGGCACGGAGGTAAAATCCCTGCGCGAGGGCCATGCATCCATGGTTGATGGCTTTTGCACCTTCTACAATGACGAGTTGTGGATGGAGGGAATCCATATCCCGGAGTACAACCAGGGGAGCTGGACCAACCATGCCGCCCGCCGGCGCCGCAAGCTTTTGCTGCACCGCGAGGAACTCATCAGGATTTCCCACAAGATCCGCGAATCCGGCTTCACCATTGTGCCTCTTCAGCTGTACTTCGTTGACGGCAAGGCAAAAGTTGAGATCGGCGTTGCGCGGGGCAAGAAAGAATACGACAAGCGACAGACCCTGCGCGAGCAGCAGGACAACCGCGAAGCCCTGAGGGATATGCGGGATCGCAACCGCCGCCGGGAATGA
- a CDS encoding peptidoglycan DD-metalloendopeptidase family protein, producing MTAKNPLPLRHRLAGRRSQIIGAALALVLAASLGAASPGAFADELEDKQAALKAEAARVQQSLEFVDSKIAKAAGELVLYRGQLPGAQQALLEAQGRVASAVKEVEALAARVDLAQQNKAKITQQLDTDRQKIADTKKLIGQIATQAYKSGGVPSNLTLFFGSNNKGSLTDTIDLADQAMRSQNSAMEKLTQQNATNVNSEARLEAVEAEIQDLKSKAEAALAREKAARDEAAAKKAQVDKLIADTTRINSELQAAKPGIQKQLAAVKASQDAVAADIVERDRKLREAWEAEQRRLAAVAAAAAKAQGQAPKPYVPVTGPPSAFGLRHPFPSGVPITSGFGWRSTPPGTIDFYGQGGYMHTGIDFGAGCGTPVYAAAAGTVFSAGWANDGGGNNVKISHGVVQGNSLTTIYYHNTSVAVSPGQQVSQGQLIAYSGTTGNSTGCHSHFETWLNGEAVDPMRLL from the coding sequence ATGACTGCGAAGAATCCCCTGCCTCTCCGGCACCGCCTGGCAGGACGCCGCAGCCAGATCATCGGCGCCGCACTGGCACTGGTCCTGGCAGCCAGCCTCGGCGCAGCATCGCCGGGGGCGTTCGCGGACGAGTTGGAAGACAAGCAGGCGGCACTCAAAGCCGAAGCCGCCCGCGTGCAACAGTCCCTCGAGTTTGTTGACTCAAAGATCGCGAAGGCCGCCGGTGAGCTCGTCCTTTACCGGGGCCAGCTGCCGGGGGCCCAGCAGGCGCTGCTGGAGGCGCAGGGCCGCGTGGCCAGCGCTGTCAAGGAAGTCGAGGCGTTGGCGGCCCGGGTGGATCTCGCGCAACAAAACAAAGCCAAAATCACACAGCAGCTGGACACTGACAGGCAGAAGATCGCCGACACCAAGAAACTGATCGGCCAGATTGCCACGCAAGCCTACAAATCCGGCGGAGTCCCGTCCAACCTGACGCTCTTCTTCGGATCGAACAACAAGGGCAGCTTGACAGACACCATCGATCTCGCCGATCAGGCCATGCGAAGCCAGAATTCCGCCATGGAGAAACTGACCCAGCAAAATGCTACGAACGTGAACTCCGAGGCGCGCCTCGAAGCGGTGGAGGCCGAGATCCAGGATCTCAAATCCAAAGCCGAGGCGGCACTGGCGAGGGAGAAAGCTGCCCGCGATGAGGCCGCTGCCAAGAAGGCCCAGGTAGACAAGCTGATAGCCGACACCACCCGCATCAACAGCGAGCTCCAGGCGGCCAAACCAGGCATTCAAAAACAGCTTGCAGCTGTGAAGGCCAGCCAGGATGCGGTGGCGGCCGATATCGTCGAGCGTGACCGGAAGCTTCGTGAAGCCTGGGAAGCTGAACAGCGCCGCCTTGCCGCTGTGGCGGCCGCCGCCGCCAAGGCCCAGGGCCAGGCCCCGAAACCATATGTACCGGTGACGGGACCGCCGTCGGCCTTCGGCTTGCGACATCCGTTCCCCAGCGGGGTGCCCATCACCTCAGGATTCGGATGGCGTTCCACACCCCCGGGCACCATTGACTTCTACGGCCAGGGCGGTTATATGCACACCGGCATTGACTTCGGTGCTGGCTGCGGCACCCCGGTATACGCCGCGGCAGCCGGGACGGTGTTCTCCGCTGGCTGGGCAAACGACGGCGGTGGAAACAACGTCAAGATTTCCCATGGCGTGGTGCAGGGCAACTCGCTGACCACGATTTACTACCACAACACAAGCGTTGCGGTTTCCCCCGGCCAGCAGGTCAGCCAGGGCCAGCTGATTGCATACTCTGGTACCACCGGCAATTCGACGGGCTGCCATTCGCACTTCGAGACGTGGCTCAATGGCGAAGCCGTTGACCCGATGCGCCTGCTCTGA
- the ftsX gene encoding permease-like cell division protein FtsX, with product MRLAFILAEIGSGLRRNVSMVVSVILVTFVSLTFVGAAGMLQLQINQMKGYWYDKVQVAIFLCSDGSTAAGCATGPATPEQLENLHALLKSPAVAPYINDFQFESKEDAYKHFKEQFSNSPIVDSVTPDQLPASFRINMKDPEKYEIISETFSAQPGVETVIDQRQLLERLFSAMNVASLVAVGIAGVMIVCAILLIATTIRLSAFSRRRETGIMRLVGASKTVIQLPFILEGVIAAVIGAALASATLWAVAHFFLGEYLSNQYPDTAFISPAQTLILAPALIALGGLLAGISSLLTLRRYLRV from the coding sequence GTGAGGCTCGCATTTATCCTCGCCGAGATCGGCAGCGGACTCCGCCGCAACGTGTCCATGGTGGTCTCAGTCATCCTTGTGACCTTTGTGTCTCTGACATTTGTTGGTGCCGCCGGGATGCTCCAGCTGCAGATTAACCAGATGAAGGGCTACTGGTACGACAAAGTACAGGTTGCCATCTTCCTTTGCAGTGACGGCTCGACGGCGGCGGGTTGCGCTACGGGGCCGGCCACCCCGGAGCAGCTGGAAAACCTGCACGCCCTGCTGAAGTCGCCGGCGGTGGCCCCTTACATCAACGACTTCCAGTTCGAGTCCAAAGAGGACGCCTACAAGCACTTCAAGGAGCAGTTCTCCAACTCGCCGATAGTGGATTCCGTCACCCCTGATCAGCTGCCGGCATCCTTCCGGATTAACATGAAGGATCCGGAGAAGTACGAGATCATCAGCGAAACGTTCTCCGCGCAGCCTGGTGTGGAAACGGTCATCGACCAGCGACAACTGCTGGAGCGGCTGTTTTCCGCCATGAACGTAGCATCGCTGGTGGCAGTGGGGATCGCAGGAGTGATGATTGTCTGCGCCATCCTGCTCATTGCCACCACCATCCGGCTCTCGGCGTTCAGCCGGCGACGTGAAACAGGCATCATGCGCCTGGTGGGCGCATCGAAGACAGTGATTCAATTGCCGTTCATCCTCGAGGGCGTGATTGCCGCTGTGATCGGGGCGGCATTGGCTTCGGCAACGCTCTGGGCAGTGGCACATTTCTTCCTGGGGGAGTACCTGTCCAACCAGTACCCGGACACGGCCTTCATCTCCCCCGCGCAGACTCTCATTCTTGCCCCCGCGCTGATCGCCTTGGGCGGGCTCCTGGCGGGTATTTCATCACTGTTGACTCTCCGACGTTACTTAAGGGTCTAG
- the ftsE gene encoding cell division ATP-binding protein FtsE, translated as MIRFENVTKVYDRKARPALDSVTLEIDRGEFAFLVGASGSGKSTFLRLVLKEDHASSGAVYVAGQNVANISSWRVPRLRRGIGVVFQDFRLLPQKNVFANVAFAMQVIGKSRSVIRDTVPEVLKTVGLEGKEHRMPHELSGGEQQRVAIARAVVNRPGILLADEPTGNLDPTTSMGIMGVLDKINQNGTTVVMATHDDDIVNEMRKRVVELKNGVVIRDEARALYTSMIPVVGQSRRLRDASGRDDTPDIPPAAALEGQR; from the coding sequence ATGATCCGTTTCGAAAATGTCACCAAGGTTTACGACCGGAAAGCCCGGCCAGCGCTGGACTCTGTCACCCTTGAGATTGACCGTGGTGAATTCGCGTTCCTTGTCGGCGCCTCAGGATCCGGTAAGTCGACTTTCCTGCGTCTGGTTCTCAAGGAGGACCACGCCTCATCTGGTGCGGTATACGTTGCTGGCCAGAACGTAGCCAATATTTCCAGCTGGCGTGTGCCGAGGCTGCGCCGCGGAATCGGTGTTGTGTTCCAGGACTTCCGGCTGCTGCCGCAGAAGAACGTCTTTGCCAACGTGGCCTTTGCCATGCAGGTCATCGGCAAAAGCCGCAGCGTCATCCGGGACACCGTGCCCGAGGTACTCAAGACCGTGGGGCTTGAGGGCAAAGAGCACCGGATGCCCCATGAACTCTCCGGCGGCGAGCAACAGCGCGTGGCCATTGCCCGCGCTGTGGTCAACCGCCCGGGTATCCTGCTGGCTGATGAGCCCACCGGAAACCTTGATCCCACCACTTCCATGGGCATTATGGGCGTCCTGGACAAGATCAACCAGAACGGGACCACCGTAGTTATGGCCACACATGATGACGACATCGTGAACGAGATGCGCAAGCGTGTTGTGGAGCTGAAGAACGGCGTTGTCATCCGTGACGAGGCCCGTGCCCTATACACATCCATGATCCCGGTGGTGGGGCAGTCCCGGCGTCTTAGGGACGCCAGCGGACGCGATGACACCCCTGACATTCCGCCCGCAGCAGCACTGGAGGGTCAGCGGTGA
- the prfB gene encoding peptide chain release factor 2 — protein sequence MAQIDFSAEIRALRATYTSIENVTDVEALKEDIAELSERAGEPNLWDDPAAAQVITSKLSHRQSELERLNTLVSRIDDLEVLVELGQDEDDAASMGEAATELESIRKSLKDLEVVTLLSGEYDEREAVVSIRAGAGGVDAADFAEMLMRMYLRWAERHGYPTTVMDTSYAEEAGLKSATFEVKAPYAFGTLSVEAGTHRLVRISPFDNQGRRQTSFAAVEVIPLIEQTDSIDIPDNEIRVDVFRSSGPGGQSVNTTDSAVRLTHIPTGTVVSMQNEKSQLQNRAAALRVLQSRLLLLKKQEEDAEKKAFAGDVKASWGDQMRSYVLNPYQMVKDLRTEHEVGNTSAVFDGEIDDFIDAGIRWRTDNRNAEK from the coding sequence ATGGCTCAAATTGATTTTTCCGCAGAAATCCGCGCGTTGCGCGCCACCTACACCTCGATCGAAAACGTTACGGACGTCGAAGCGCTGAAGGAAGACATCGCTGAACTGAGCGAGCGGGCTGGCGAGCCCAACCTGTGGGACGATCCGGCGGCGGCACAGGTCATCACCTCAAAGCTATCGCACAGGCAATCGGAGCTGGAGCGGCTGAACACGCTGGTATCCCGGATCGACGACCTTGAGGTGCTGGTGGAACTCGGCCAGGACGAGGACGACGCCGCTTCCATGGGCGAAGCGGCCACTGAGCTTGAGTCCATCAGGAAGTCACTGAAGGATCTCGAAGTGGTCACCCTCCTGTCCGGCGAGTACGACGAACGCGAGGCAGTGGTTTCCATCCGTGCCGGTGCCGGAGGCGTTGACGCTGCGGACTTTGCGGAAATGCTGATGCGGATGTACCTCCGCTGGGCAGAACGCCACGGCTACCCCACCACAGTCATGGACACCTCATATGCGGAAGAGGCCGGACTCAAATCCGCTACCTTCGAAGTCAAGGCGCCGTACGCCTTTGGCACGCTGAGCGTTGAAGCAGGTACCCACCGTCTGGTGAGGATCAGCCCCTTCGACAACCAGGGCCGTCGCCAGACGTCCTTCGCGGCTGTTGAAGTCATCCCGCTGATTGAGCAGACAGACTCCATCGACATTCCGGACAACGAGATCCGGGTAGACGTGTTCAGGTCCTCGGGTCCCGGTGGTCAGTCGGTCAACACAACCGATTCCGCGGTTCGCCTGACCCACATCCCCACCGGAACAGTGGTTTCCATGCAGAACGAAAAGTCGCAGCTGCAGAACCGCGCCGCGGCCCTGCGGGTGCTGCAGTCGCGGTTGCTCCTCCTCAAGAAGCAGGAGGAGGACGCTGAGAAGAAGGCTTTCGCCGGCGACGTCAAGGCCTCATGGGGCGACCAGATGCGGTCATACGTCCTGAATCCCTACCAGATGGTCAAGGATCTCCGGACAGAACACGAGGTCGGAAACACCTCGGCCGTATTCGACGGCGAGATTGACGACTTCATCGATGCCGGCATCCGCTGGCGCACCGACAACCGAAACGCCGAGAAGTAA
- a CDS encoding pilus assembly protein TadG-related protein produces the protein MMVLIIGYVLLALLVTTVVTGISSIYIEHKKLLSMADGASLAAADSYTLGQVETAGGNPTATLSGERVRTVTGDYLTKNGAFRRFDGLAVAPATGSPDGSTAVVVLSAAVHPPVVNFLVPDGFRIEASSTARSRLTR, from the coding sequence ATGATGGTGTTGATCATCGGATACGTCCTGCTGGCTCTGCTTGTTACCACTGTGGTGACGGGCATCTCCAGTATCTACATCGAACACAAGAAACTTCTCTCAATGGCCGACGGCGCCTCGCTGGCGGCCGCTGACAGCTACACTCTCGGACAGGTCGAGACCGCCGGCGGCAACCCGACGGCCACACTCAGCGGAGAGCGCGTACGGACAGTGACCGGCGACTACCTCACCAAAAACGGCGCCTTCCGGCGGTTTGACGGGCTGGCCGTCGCTCCGGCGACTGGCAGCCCGGACGGGTCCACCGCCGTCGTGGTTCTCAGCGCCGCGGTGCATCCCCCGGTGGTCAATTTTCTCGTGCCGGATGGATTCAGGATCGAAGCGAGCTCAACCGCCCGATCCCGGCTCACCCGGTAG
- a CDS encoding TadE family protein, protein MPWPRGGTGLLGNRTGERGSAVVDFVLVGSLLTMFFLAIIQLALVLHVRNTLIDAAASGARYGTLADRNAGDARARTGELIGTALNTDFAQDISTSEVTFRGLRTLEVTIKAPMPVIGLIGPRELLEVKGHAAVQP, encoded by the coding sequence ATGCCCTGGCCCCGCGGCGGAACCGGTTTGCTTGGGAACCGCACAGGCGAGCGCGGTTCGGCCGTTGTGGACTTTGTACTGGTGGGGAGCCTGCTCACAATGTTCTTCCTTGCCATTATCCAGCTGGCCCTGGTGCTTCATGTGCGCAACACTCTGATCGATGCCGCGGCCTCCGGTGCGCGCTACGGCACCCTGGCCGATCGCAATGCCGGCGATGCCCGGGCGCGGACGGGCGAACTGATCGGAACCGCCCTTAACACCGACTTTGCCCAGGACATCAGTACCAGCGAGGTGACGTTCCGGGGACTCCGGACCCTGGAAGTGACCATCAAAGCACCCATGCCTGTGATCGGACTGATCGGGCCGCGCGAACTGCTGGAGGTCAAAGGCCATGCCGCCGTCCAGCCCTGA
- a CDS encoding type II secretion system F family protein, with the protein MTHPAAAAVCGIVLGAGLWLLLVRLPFMRPTSFVERVEPQLKSQNLESRLLRAGVQNVTPFGPLERILRPLFRDALTTLGKFNLGSTALTRRLAQAGINKTPVDFRAEQLVWAACGFVLAVGLVLLSAAAGRFSPLLAVGAVLGSAIGGFLFRDYWLGVQIRKRETRMMAEFPSLAELMALAVSAGESAAGALDRVCRSAHGELAKEFAKVLAETRSGKPLVEALQEFSARTDLGPLVRFVDGIIVAVERGTPLSGVLRAQAQDVRDTAKRELMESAGKKEIGMMVPLVFGVLPLTVVFAVFPGLAAINLGL; encoded by the coding sequence ATGACACATCCCGCCGCCGCCGCGGTGTGCGGCATCGTCCTCGGCGCCGGACTCTGGCTGCTCCTGGTCAGGCTGCCGTTCATGAGGCCAACAAGCTTCGTCGAACGCGTCGAACCCCAGCTGAAGTCCCAGAATCTGGAGTCCAGGCTGTTACGCGCCGGCGTCCAGAACGTGACTCCCTTCGGCCCATTGGAACGAATTCTGCGTCCGTTGTTCCGCGACGCCCTGACGACTCTCGGCAAGTTCAATCTCGGCTCTACGGCCTTGACCCGCAGGCTGGCCCAGGCAGGCATTAACAAAACACCGGTCGATTTCCGGGCAGAACAGCTGGTTTGGGCCGCCTGCGGTTTTGTCCTCGCCGTCGGACTGGTGCTCCTGAGTGCCGCAGCAGGCCGGTTCAGTCCGTTACTCGCGGTTGGAGCTGTGCTCGGCAGCGCAATAGGCGGGTTCCTGTTTCGGGATTACTGGCTGGGAGTGCAGATCCGGAAACGCGAGACCCGGATGATGGCGGAATTCCCCAGCCTCGCGGAGCTCATGGCACTGGCCGTCAGCGCGGGAGAAAGTGCCGCCGGCGCGCTGGATCGTGTCTGCCGGAGCGCCCATGGCGAACTGGCCAAGGAGTTCGCGAAGGTGTTGGCCGAAACGAGGTCGGGCAAGCCACTGGTCGAAGCGCTTCAGGAGTTTTCGGCCCGGACCGATCTGGGCCCGCTGGTCAGGTTCGTTGATGGCATCATCGTGGCTGTGGAACGAGGGACACCGTTGTCGGGCGTCCTGAGGGCACAGGCCCAGGACGTCCGGGACACGGCAAAACGCGAACTGATGGAATCGGCGGGCAAAAAAGAAATCGGCATGATGGTTCCACTCGTGTTTGGTGTCCTCCCGCTGACAGTGGTTTTTGCTGTCTTTCCTGGCCTCGCAGCGATCAATCTGGGCCTCTAA
- a CDS encoding type II secretion system F family protein, with protein sequence MGPLMGMLAGAGLFLIWWSSWDQPKAVKRQPRASRLEDLLLSAGIEKVTGTGLVATCLGLGLFVALVFFAVTKSWPISGCFGLFGAWLPMAVVKWRARKRTAVLRQLWPDVVDHLRSAIRAGLSLPEALIQLGDKGPEELRQVFRDFGSDYRSGGQFDTSLNRLKERLADPVSDRIIEALRLTREVGGSDLGKLLGTLAEFLRDSARTRSELEARQSWTINAARLAVAAPWLVMVLLASRREAVAAYNTPMGAAVLLGGLVVSLICYAVMLRIGALPEDERVLR encoded by the coding sequence ATGGGGCCGCTGATGGGGATGCTGGCAGGGGCCGGACTGTTCCTGATTTGGTGGTCGTCCTGGGACCAGCCCAAAGCCGTCAAACGCCAACCCCGTGCCAGCCGGCTTGAGGACCTGCTGCTCTCAGCCGGCATCGAAAAGGTGACAGGGACCGGACTCGTCGCCACATGCCTGGGCCTGGGCTTGTTCGTGGCACTCGTCTTTTTCGCGGTTACCAAGTCTTGGCCCATTTCGGGCTGCTTCGGACTCTTCGGGGCCTGGCTCCCGATGGCCGTGGTGAAATGGCGGGCCCGCAAAAGAACCGCTGTCCTGCGTCAGCTCTGGCCCGATGTGGTGGATCATCTCCGGTCCGCAATCCGCGCCGGTCTCTCGCTGCCTGAAGCGCTCATCCAGCTGGGGGACAAGGGACCCGAGGAACTGAGACAAGTGTTCCGCGACTTCGGCTCCGACTACCGTTCGGGCGGCCAGTTCGATACTTCGCTCAACAGGCTCAAAGAGAGACTTGCCGATCCCGTCTCCGACCGCATCATCGAGGCGCTCAGGCTGACGCGCGAAGTGGGCGGCTCGGACCTGGGCAAGCTCCTCGGAACACTTGCAGAATTTCTGCGCGACAGCGCCCGGACCAGAAGTGAGCTGGAAGCCAGGCAATCGTGGACAATCAATGCTGCCCGCCTCGCAGTAGCAGCTCCGTGGCTAGTTATGGTGCTGCTGGCCAGCCGCCGGGAAGCCGTAGCGGCCTACAACACACCGATGGGCGCGGCGGTCCTGCTGGGCGGGCTCGTGGTGTCATTGATTTGCTACGCCGTGATGCTTCGCATCGGTGCGCTGCCCGAAGATGAGCGTGTGCTGCGATGA
- a CDS encoding ATPase, T2SS/T4P/T4SS family, whose translation MDAVQIVEDEVRELIRRRGLDPLRQAGEVRRLVEAAVGDYDERALMGPLPPIGPLDTARRFVFDAVAGFGTLQPLLDDPSIEEIWLNAPNEIYVARNGESELTSLSLTDQQVRDLVERMLKSSGRRLDMSSPFVDAALPDGSRLHVVIPDITRRHWAINIRKFVVKASRLEHLVDLGTLTPQSARFLGAAVASGLNILVSGATQAGKTTMLNCLAASIGSRERVITVEEIFELQFPLRDVVGLQCRQPNLEGEGEIPLRRLVKEALRMRPDRLVVGEVREAESLDMLIALNSGLPGMCTVHANSAHDAVTKICTLPLLAGANISSAFVVPTVASCIDLVVHCSRHANGRRQVTEILSLGRRVENGVIESSMVFAMVDGQLQPKASSMPSAEKFARSGYDVAALLELR comes from the coding sequence ATGGATGCTGTGCAAATCGTCGAGGATGAAGTCCGCGAGCTCATCCGTCGACGTGGTCTGGACCCCCTGCGGCAGGCCGGCGAGGTCAGGCGCCTGGTGGAAGCCGCCGTCGGTGACTACGACGAACGCGCGCTTATGGGGCCGCTCCCTCCCATAGGTCCGCTCGATACCGCACGGCGGTTTGTTTTCGATGCCGTGGCCGGATTCGGAACCCTGCAGCCGTTGCTGGACGATCCCAGCATTGAGGAAATCTGGCTGAACGCCCCCAACGAAATCTACGTCGCCAGGAACGGCGAGTCCGAGCTGACGTCGCTCAGCCTGACGGATCAGCAGGTCCGCGATCTGGTGGAGCGGATGCTGAAGAGTTCAGGCCGCCGCCTGGACATGTCCTCACCATTCGTGGATGCAGCGCTCCCCGACGGTTCACGGCTCCACGTGGTTATTCCTGACATCACAAGACGCCATTGGGCCATCAACATCCGTAAGTTCGTGGTCAAGGCGAGCCGTCTTGAGCACCTTGTGGATCTCGGCACGCTGACGCCCCAGTCTGCGCGGTTTCTCGGGGCGGCGGTGGCCAGCGGGCTAAACATCCTGGTGTCCGGAGCCACTCAGGCGGGGAAAACAACCATGCTAAATTGCCTGGCGGCCAGCATCGGCAGCCGTGAGCGCGTCATTACGGTTGAGGAAATCTTCGAGCTCCAGTTTCCGCTCCGTGACGTGGTGGGGCTGCAGTGCCGCCAGCCGAACCTTGAGGGTGAGGGAGAAATTCCCTTGCGCCGCCTGGTCAAAGAAGCTCTCCGTATGCGTCCGGACCGCTTGGTTGTGGGAGAGGTCAGAGAAGCTGAGAGCCTCGATATGCTCATCGCCCTGAATTCCGGGCTCCCCGGTATGTGCACTGTCCACGCCAACTCCGCCCACGACGCGGTAACCAAGATCTGCACGCTCCCGCTCCTGGCCGGAGCAAATATTTCCAGCGCTTTTGTTGTCCCAACGGTGGCGTCCTGCATCGATCTCGTGGTGCATTGCAGCAGGCACGCCAATGGCCGCAGACAGGTGACGGAGATCCTGTCTCTTGGGCGCCGGGTGGAAAACGGCGTTATTGAGTCGTCCATGGTTTTCGCCATGGTGGATGGACAACTCCAGCCAAAGGCAAGTTCAATGCCGTCGGCGGAGAAATTCGCCCGGTCCGGGTACGACGTCGCGGCGCTGCTGGAGTTGCGCTGA
- the galE gene encoding UDP-glucose 4-epimerase GalE, producing the protein MKILVTGGAGYIGSHTALCLLEDGHEVVVLDNLMNSSSESVRRVQELTGKELSFRNADLLDAAAVDRILAEGGFEAVIHFAGLKAVGESVDKPLMYYKNNVVGTLNLLESMEKAGVRRLVFSSSATVYGASEHVPLVEKSPLDATNPYGRTKEQIEDILSDLGAADPRWSIALLRYFNPVGAHESGRIGEDPRGIPNNLLPFVAQVAVGRREKVIVFGNDYPTPDGTGVRDYIHVVDLAAGHLAALGHVGLNSGVFRWNLGTGRGSSVLEVIEAFSEAAGHLIPYEFAARRPGDAAISYADASAALADLGWSARRNLAQMCEDHWRWQSSNPLGYQSE; encoded by the coding sequence ATGAAGATTTTAGTCACCGGTGGCGCAGGCTATATCGGATCACACACCGCGCTTTGCCTCCTTGAGGATGGGCATGAGGTGGTGGTGCTCGATAACCTGATGAACTCCAGTTCCGAGTCAGTTCGACGCGTGCAGGAGCTCACTGGAAAGGAGCTCAGCTTCAGGAATGCTGATCTGCTTGACGCGGCCGCAGTTGATCGGATTTTGGCTGAAGGCGGTTTTGAAGCCGTCATCCACTTCGCCGGCCTCAAGGCGGTGGGGGAATCCGTCGACAAACCCCTGATGTACTACAAAAACAACGTTGTCGGGACGCTGAATCTGCTGGAAAGCATGGAGAAGGCGGGTGTCCGCAGGCTCGTTTTCAGCTCATCGGCAACTGTCTACGGAGCATCAGAGCACGTTCCCCTTGTCGAAAAATCGCCGCTGGATGCGACCAACCCGTATGGCAGGACGAAGGAACAGATCGAGGACATCCTGTCCGACCTGGGTGCGGCTGATCCGAGGTGGAGCATCGCTCTGCTGCGGTACTTCAATCCGGTGGGGGCGCATGAGTCCGGTCGCATCGGAGAAGATCCGCGGGGCATTCCGAACAATCTCCTGCCGTTCGTTGCGCAGGTCGCAGTCGGGCGCCGCGAAAAAGTCATTGTTTTTGGCAATGACTATCCCACGCCGGACGGCACCGGCGTGAGGGATTACATCCACGTAGTGGATCTGGCGGCTGGTCATCTGGCCGCTCTGGGCCACGTGGGGTTGAACTCAGGTGTTTTCCGGTGGAATCTGGGAACAGGCCGCGGGTCATCCGTCCTGGAAGTCATTGAGGCATTCAGCGAGGCCGCCGGTCACCTTATTCCCTACGAGTTTGCGGCGCGCCGGCCCGGTGATGCCGCAATAAGCTACGCGGATGCGTCGGCGGCCCTGGCTGACCTGGGATGGTCCGCCCGGCGGAACCTTGCCCAGATGTGCGAGGACCACTGGCGTTGGCAGAGTTCCAACCCGCTTGGGTATCAGAGCGAATGA